CAGGATCACGTCCGCTCCTTGGTCGCGATAAAATTCGGCAACAGCTGTTGCCGCATAGGCTGCACGAATACGAATCAATGGACTTTGGTCGGACGTCGCCACGACAAGCACACTGCGCGCCAAACCCTCAGGTCCAAGGTCTTTCTCCATGAATTCGAGGACTTCGCGACCTCGTTCTCCAATAAGCGCAATCACATTGATATCGGCCGTTGTGTTCCGTGCAATCATGCCCATGAGCGTCGATTTTCCGACACCTGAACCGGCCATGATCCCTACACGCTGCCCCTTCCCGAGTGTCAAAAAACCGTTGATGGCTCGTACACCCACATCAAGTGGTGCATTGATCCGAGGACGATCGAGCGGACTCGGAGCGTCAGCAAAAATCGGATAGTAGCGTCTCGGTACGATCGGTCCCTTTTTATCAATGGGATTGCCGAAAGCATCGATGGTTCGTCCGAGGTAGCGCTGTCCGACCGGAATAAGCGGAGGCGAACTTGAGTTCTGAATGAGCGATCCCGGACTGATACCGCGCATATCACCGTATGGCATGAACAAGCAGGCACCGTCGCGAAAACCGACCACTTCGGCCGCAATCGGCGTTGATCCGGAGTCGTCGGGCAGCAGATGACATACCGATCCCAAAGGCGCCTTAATGCCTTGGCCTTCGGCAATAAGACCGACGACCTTGCTCACCTTGCCATAGGTGCGCGCCGGTTCGAGATCTTCCATCAAATTGGTAATGGCCTGCAAGTTGAGCATGATACAGCCTTAATGCATTATTCGCCGTTTTCTGGTGCCGGTTCTGGTTCCTGGTCGTGTTCAACCGGGGGAGCCTGCTCGGGGGTATCGTCATCAACGCTGAGCTGGCTGAGAATCTGTTCGACCATGGCCCAACGTCCTTCAATCGAGTTGTCGACCATGCCTTCACCGCTTTCGATGAGGACGCCACCAGGATGAATGTTCGGGTCACCTTTGACACGCCAATTCTTCAGCCCCGGTCGTGCTTGCGTGGCCATGCCGAGCAGGTCGGTCAAAGCGGGCACGTCGTCGGGATGTCCCTTGATGGTAAGTTCGGTCCGGGAATCAATGACCTCCAACGACTGGTCAAGAAGATGACCTAAAATATCCATGCGATGTTCAGCCAGTTGGAGATGCAGTGTTTTTTCCACGGCTAACCGAAGAAGGGTGATGAAGTCCTGATGATACTCATTCCATAAATTGACGCGTTGGGACTGAAGTTCGGTCAATGTCTGCCCGAAAGCATCCGCCATGTCCTGAATCTGCTGTGCAGCCTGCTCTTCAGCTTGACTCATGCCTTGGGCAAATCCGTCTTCCATGGCTTTTTGCTTGATTTTTTCCGCTTCGGCCATGGCTTGGCTGATGATTGCTTTGGCTTTGTTTGTCGCTTTGGCACGGACACGCTCAAAGAATTCTGCAGCGGTTGCGTCTGTGTACTGCGGACCATGGTTGCCTTCAAGCTGACCAACACTGGTTTCTTCTGGACCGTTGGAGCCAAGACCTAAAATGACTCGACCTGAAGCCAGAATAGGATTGCTGTTTTCTATTTCGGTCGTATTAGACAAAGACATCGCCACCTCCTCGGCCAATAGCTATCTTGCCTTCGGCTTCCATGCGTCTGACGACCTTGACCACGTTTTGCTGAGCGGATTCCACATCGGCCAACCGGACAGGGCCCATGATTTCCAAATCTTCCGCAATCATCGTGGAGGCCCGCTCGGACAGGTTCTTGAAGAACTTTTCTTTGAGTTCTTCGCTGGCGCCCTTCAGAGCCAAGGTCAATTCGTCGTTGGACACTTCTTTGAGCAATTCGCGAACAGCACGATCGTCCAGCGCCTTGATATCCTCGAAAACGAACATGAGGTTGCGGATATCTTCGGCCATTTGCGACGATTCTTCTTCGATTTCCGACAGAACTTCCTCTTCAGTCGCACGATCGACGGCGTTGAGGATTTCGGCGACGGACGGAACACCACCGACTTTCTTGCCTTCTTTCCCACCCATGGCGATAAGCTGACTTTGCAGCACCTTGTCCACTTCGAGGAGCATGTCTTCGGCCACGGCTTCCAGCCGGGCCAAGCGCATGAGCACTTCCGAGCGCACACCGCCAGGCAGACTTTGTACAAGTTCGGCTGCCTGATCCGGGTGAAGGTGTCCGAGAATAAGGGCCAGGGTCTGCGGGTGCTCGTTGCGCAGAATCTGGGACAGAATTCTCGGTGACACGTTTTCGAGTTCCTGAAACGGGGTCGGACCGGTATCGATTTCTAGGGAATCCATAATG
Above is a genomic segment from Desulfovibrio inopinatus DSM 10711 containing:
- a CDS encoding FliI/YscN family ATPase, producing MLNLQAITNLMEDLEPARTYGKVSKVVGLIAEGQGIKAPLGSVCHLLPDDSGSTPIAAEVVGFRDGACLFMPYGDMRGISPGSLIQNSSSPPLIPVGQRYLGRTIDAFGNPIDKKGPIVPRRYYPIFADAPSPLDRPRINAPLDVGVRAINGFLTLGKGQRVGIMAGSGVGKSTLMGMIARNTTADINVIALIGERGREVLEFMEKDLGPEGLARSVLVVATSDQSPLIRIRAAYAATAVAEFYRDQGADVILMMDSVTRFAMAGREVGLAAGEPPTTRGYTPSVFAQLPKLLERAGKTESGSITGIYTVLVDGDDFNEPIADSTRSILDGHIVLTRDLADQGHYPAIDVLRSVSRLRSDVTPENVVKAGRNLVKHLATFKRVEDMVNIGAYVRGNNPDIDIALDMHGPITTFLQQSVDERQTMEETFQGLLDLDQNQSQQQQ
- the fliG gene encoding flagellar motor switch protein FliG; protein product: MPPQVQSQYTGPQKTAVLCLALGEKFTGEVFKRLDRSEIARISKAMLEIDSIPKEDVEDIVREFNETMQFGQEMIMGGPEQVKRILTKSLDGDTAKYIMDSLEIDTGPTPFQELENVSPRILSQILRNEHPQTLALILGHLHPDQAAELVQSLPGGVRSEVLMRLARLEAVAEDMLLEVDKVLQSQLIAMGGKEGKKVGGVPSVAEILNAVDRATEEEVLSEIEEESSQMAEDIRNLMFVFEDIKALDDRAVRELLKEVSNDELTLALKGASEELKEKFFKNLSERASTMIAEDLEIMGPVRLADVESAQQNVVKVVRRMEAEGKIAIGRGGGDVFV
- a CDS encoding FliH/SctL family protein, whose amino-acid sequence is MSLSNTTEIENSNPILASGRVILGLGSNGPEETSVGQLEGNHGPQYTDATAAEFFERVRAKATNKAKAIISQAMAEAEKIKQKAMEDGFAQGMSQAEEQAAQQIQDMADAFGQTLTELQSQRVNLWNEYHQDFITLLRLAVEKTLHLQLAEHRMDILGHLLDQSLEVIDSRTELTIKGHPDDVPALTDLLGMATQARPGLKNWRVKGDPNIHPGGVLIESGEGMVDNSIEGRWAMVEQILSQLSVDDDTPEQAPPVEHDQEPEPAPENGE